The nucleotide sequence GTTCCATGAATCCTGCCGATTTCGGTATCGATGACGGTTGGGGAGGAACCCGGACCACCAGTGCCTTTGTTAATCTTTTCCCCACTCCCGCCAACAGTCCTGATGGCCGAGCGATGTTCTATACCAGCGGACAATCGCTTGAAATTTCTGATCTCTCAACATTTACTGACGGATATGCCATCACCAAATTCAAGAACCTCACCGCAGCCGGAGCAAGAGGTTCTCATCCTACCTTCCCCGACAATGATTATCCCGTATTCCGCCTTGCTGATGTTTACCTGATGTATGCTGAAGCTGTCCTGCGCGGTGGTTCGGGCGGCGACCTGGCTACCGCTGTCGGTTATATCAACCAGCTGCGCGAAAGAGCCTATGGCAACACAGATGGTAATATAACACAGGGAGACCTTACTCTCGACTTCATTCTGGCAGAACGTGCCCGTGAACTTTACTGGGAAGGTCACCGCAGAACCGACCTGGTCCGTTTCGGAAAACTCACCGGCGGTTCCTACCTGTGGCCATGGAAAGGTGGGGTGAAGGAAGGAGTTGCTACCGATGCCAAATACAACCTGATGCCAATACCGGCTTCCGACATGGGCGCCAATCCTACCTTGAAGCAAAATATAGGATATTGATCTTATCAAAAAATATTGAAATATGAAACGAATTGCCTTTTATATTTTCCCGCTGCTCAGTCTGCTGGCTCTGGCCTCCTGCGAAAAAGACGAAACCAGGGCCGTACTGAGCGAAAACCCGACAGGGCCTGCTATTACCAGCCCTGCTTCCGGGACAAGCAAAGTGCTTACCAATGCCGATTCGGCCAAAAGCATAACTTTCACCTGGACTGCAGCCGACTTCGGATTTCCTGCCGGTGTTAATTATGTCCTTCAGATGGATAAGGCCGGTAACAATTTCAAGGACCCTCTGCTTCTTGCAGCTACCACATCAACTTCCGCTTCAGTGAACATTTACGATCTCGATAACAAAATGCTGGCAAACGGCTATCCTGAAGATGTAGCCGCACAGGTTGAAATCCGCGTAAGAGCCATCATTTACGGAATCAACAGCAGTACCTTCACTGATACAGTGTTTTCCGCACCCATCACAATGACCATCACTCCTTATCTTATTATCGTCAACTACCCGAAGCTCTGGGTTCCCGGAAGTTATTGCGACTGGGATCATTCTAAAGCCGAGTTCCTGTATTCGGTCAAGTCTGATAACAAATACCAGGGATACATATGGTTCCCGGCTGAAAATACGGAATTCAAACTCACCAAAGTGGCCGGATGGGAACAAGATAATACCATAGGAGACCCTGATGCAAGCGGTACTTCCGGGACGCTGAAAATTGGCGACTGGGGCGGCAACAACATTAAAGTAAGCGGCGGACCCGGTTACTTCAAGATCAATGCCGACCTGAACGAGGCCACTTACTCCTGGATGAAAACAGAATGGGGTATTGTAGGATCTGCTACTGGCAGTTGGGATAACGACCAGAATATGACCTACGATGTTGCTAATAAAGTGTGGACAGCTACGCTTGATCTGGTTCAGGGTGCAATCAAGTTCAGGGCTAATGGCAGTTGGGACCTGAACTATGGTGACGACGGAGCCGACGGCAAACTGGAACCAGGAGGAGCCGATATAGCTATCCCTGCCGCCGGGAATTACACTATTACCCTCAATCTCAGCCAGGCTATCTATAAATACAAAATCAAAAAGAACTGATTGAATTTCTGAACAAAAAGGTGTTCCGTAAAAGTGCGGGACACCTTTTGTTTCATTTCAACACCCATGGTTAAAAAACAACTTTTTCTACTTGTTCTGGCTTTTGCTTTCGTTCCGGCATTCAGCCAGCTTATCGTCACCGATCCGGCCCTGCCGGTCGAAAACCTTCCAGTAACCGTTTTCTTTGATGCCACCCAGGGCGACAAAGGTCTTATGAACTACACGGGAGATGATGTTTATGCCCACACCGGAGTGATTACTGATAAAAGCACCAGCCCATCCGACTGGAAATATGTCAAAGCGGCGTGGAATGTAAACCTTCCCGAATGCAAACTGACAAAAATTGACGCCAACAAGTACCGTATTTATTTCAGTCCGAGTATCAGAGATTTTTATGGAGTTCCTGCCGGAGAAAAGATTCTTAAAATGTGCTTTGTTTTCAGAAACTCCAACGGTAGCGTTACAGGCCGCGATGTAGGCGGTGCCGATATTTTTGTGCCGGTTTATGAACCAGGGCTTGCTGTTTCCTTTGTAAAACCAGACAAACTGTTTACTATTCTCGGGCTTAACGAAACCCTTTCCGTAGAAGTAAACTTTAA is from Bacteroidales bacterium and encodes:
- a CDS encoding SusF/SusE family outer membrane protein, whose translation is MKRIAFYIFPLLSLLALASCEKDETRAVLSENPTGPAITSPASGTSKVLTNADSAKSITFTWTAADFGFPAGVNYVLQMDKAGNNFKDPLLLAATTSTSASVNIYDLDNKMLANGYPEDVAAQVEIRVRAIIYGINSSTFTDTVFSAPITMTITPYLIIVNYPKLWVPGSYCDWDHSKAEFLYSVKSDNKYQGYIWFPAENTEFKLTKVAGWEQDNTIGDPDASGTSGTLKIGDWGGNNIKVSGGPGYFKINADLNEATYSWMKTEWGIVGSATGSWDNDQNMTYDVANKVWTATLDLVQGAIKFRANGSWDLNYGDDGADGKLEPGGADIAIPAAGNYTITLNLSQAIYKYKIKKN